Genomic window (Candidatus Polarisedimenticolaceae bacterium):
GCGCGCGGATCTCGACGCCGACCGGGCGCACTTCACGCGGACGGTCGAGGCGTTCCACGTCTACCTCGACGAGTGGCTCGGGCGTCTCGTCGCCGCGGTCCCCCCGGATACCGGAATCGTCGTCCTCTCGGATCACGGGTTCGGTCCGGTCGCGGACGCGCACCGGCCCGGAGGCCACGAGGACGCCCCGCCCGGGATCCTCGTCGTCGCCGGGCCCGGCATCGCCCGCGGCGCCCGCATCGACGGAGCGAGCCTCTACGACGTCTTCCCGACGCTCGCCGAAGCGCTCGGCCTCCCCCTCTCGCGCGAGCTCCACGGCGGGCCGATCGCCCAGGCGTTCCGCCCCGGCGCTCTCGACGCCGCCGCCGCGCCCCCGGTCGCGACCTACGAGGTCGGCGAGCGCTACGTCCCCCGGGTCGCGCCGCCCGCGGCGCTCGGGGCCGAGCTCGAGCGCCAGCTCAAGTCGCTCGGCTACATCAAGTGATCAGCGTCGTCATCTGCACCTACAACCACGGCCGCTTCATCACTGAAGCGGTCGAAAGCGTGCTCGGACAGACGCTCACCGATCGCGAGCTGATCGTCGTCGACGACGGCTCGACCGACGGGACCGGCACGATCCTCGCGCGGTACGGCGACGCACTCCGTTATCACTTCCACGAGAACCGTGGCGCCTTCGCCTCGAGGAACGTCGGGCGGAGCCTCTCGCGCGGCGCGCGGATCGCCTTCCTCGACGCCGACGACCTGTGGGAGGCGCGCGCCCTCGAGCGCCTCGACGCCCTGCTCGACGCCGATCCCTCGATCGGGGTCGCCGCCGGAACCTACGTTCCGATCGACGCCGAGGGGCGCGTCACCGGCCCGGCCTACCGCCGGCGCGCGCCCGAGGCGCCGGTGACGATCGAGAGCCTCCTCCTCACCGACGCCGACGTGCCGGGGTGCCTCTACCGTCGCGAGGCGCTCGAGGCCGCCGGGCCGTTCTCGGAGACGAACCGCTACTCCGGCGACTACGAGCTGTGGCTCGAGCTCGTCTCCTCGTGGGGGATCCGGGTCGTGGACGATCCGCTCCTGAGGAAGCGCGAGCACGGAACGAACCTCACCGGCGAGGCGCTCCGGATGATCCCGTCGAAGATCGCCGCGGTCGATCGATGGGCGGCGCGCCGCCCCGACTGGGCGAGGGACCACGCCGCGCTCCTCAAGAGAGCGCAGGCCAAGAACCACGAGCGCCTCGCGAAGTGGTGCCTGAGGTCGCAGGACCCGGCGACGCGCGCGCTGGCGCGCGAGCACGTGGGGCGCGCGCTGGCACTCAATCCGTGGCGGCCGAAGCTCTATCTCCTCCGCGCGAGGGCCGGATGACATCGCCCTACGACCCGCGCTTCTACGAAGCGGTGCGCGAGGGAGCGCGGCGGTCGGCGGAGTGCATCGTCCCGCTCGTCCTCGACCTCGTCGCCCCGGCGTCGGTCGTCGACATCGGCTGCGGGGACGGAACCTGGCTCGCCGCATTCGCCGCCCGGGGGATCGTCGATTACCTCGGTCTCGACGGCGATTACGTCGACCTGAAAACGCTCGCGATTCCTCGTGAGAGATTCGCGGCGACCGATCTCACGATGCCGCTCACCCTCGGCCGCAGCTTCGATCTCGCCGTGTCG
Coding sequences:
- a CDS encoding glycosyltransferase codes for the protein MISVVICTYNHGRFITEAVESVLGQTLTDRELIVVDDGSTDGTGTILARYGDALRYHFHENRGAFASRNVGRSLSRGARIAFLDADDLWEARALERLDALLDADPSIGVAAGTYVPIDAEGRVTGPAYRRRAPEAPVTIESLLLTDADVPGCLYRREALEAAGPFSETNRYSGDYELWLELVSSWGIRVVDDPLLRKREHGTNLTGEALRMIPSKIAAVDRWAARRPDWARDHAALLKRAQAKNHERLAKWCLRSQDPATRALAREHVGRALALNPWRPKLYLLRARAG